One genomic window of Cystobacter fuscus DSM 2262 includes the following:
- a CDS encoding response regulator, whose protein sequence is MPHVLIVDDERDLAELIDFNLRSAGFSTRVATTGEAALQASREQPSDVVLLDVMLPDMSGVEVCRQLRSTASTRDVLIVMLTARGEEADRVRGFEVGADDYVTKPFSVRELVLRLKAILRRGNPGREDTSAALKLGPLTLDTHAHRFYVDDKEVPLTALEFRLLEHLLSRVGRVQSREHLLEEVWGLSSHLETRTIDTHIMRLRDKLGAARAYLETVRGVGYRIVAPDAA, encoded by the coding sequence ATGCCCCACGTCCTCATCGTCGATGACGAGCGAGACCTCGCCGAGCTCATCGATTTCAATCTGCGCTCCGCGGGCTTCTCCACCCGCGTGGCCACCACTGGGGAGGCCGCGCTCCAGGCCTCCCGCGAGCAGCCATCGGATGTCGTCCTGCTGGACGTGATGTTGCCAGACATGTCCGGCGTGGAGGTCTGCCGGCAGCTGCGCTCCACCGCGTCCACGCGCGACGTGCTCATCGTCATGCTCACCGCGCGCGGCGAGGAAGCCGATCGCGTGCGCGGCTTCGAGGTGGGCGCCGACGACTACGTCACCAAGCCCTTCAGCGTGCGCGAGCTGGTGCTGCGGCTCAAGGCCATCCTCCGCCGGGGCAACCCGGGCCGGGAGGACACCTCCGCGGCGCTCAAGCTCGGCCCCCTCACGCTCGACACCCACGCCCACCGCTTCTACGTGGACGACAAGGAGGTGCCGCTCACCGCGCTGGAGTTCCGGCTGCTCGAGCACCTGCTCAGCCGCGTGGGACGGGTGCAGTCCCGCGAGCACCTGCTCGAGGAGGTCTGGGGCCTGTCCAGCCACCTGGAGACGCGCACCATCGACACCCACATCATGCGCCTGCGCGACAAGCTCGGCGCCGCGCGCGCCTACCTCGAGACGGTGCGGGGCGTGGGCTACCGCATCGTCGCCCCGGACGCGGCCTGA
- the pstA gene encoding phosphate ABC transporter permease PstA — protein sequence MRHTWRRAVGGALTSLTGLAALLIVAMLAVILLDVVRGGAGHVTWSFLSEPPSDGMMGGGIFPALYGTAALTLLMTLAVMPVGVLTAVYLHEYAPPGSLLARAVRVAVVNLAGVPSIVFGLFGVGFFIHFVGGNMDRLLGYQELHWGQPGILWASLTLAVLTLPVVIVSTEEALRAVPMDHRTASLALGATQSQTLARVVLPGALPGILTGAVLAISRGAGEVAPILFTGAAYFLPDLPRAMNSQFMHLGYHSYVLATQSPDVEATRPLLYATVLVLLALTFALNLVAVLIRARTRRRAAAGH from the coding sequence ATGAGACACACCTGGCGCAGGGCCGTGGGCGGAGCGCTCACGTCCCTCACCGGCCTGGCCGCGCTGCTCATCGTGGCGATGCTGGCCGTCATCCTCCTGGACGTGGTGCGCGGCGGCGCGGGCCATGTCACCTGGAGCTTCCTCTCCGAGCCTCCCTCCGACGGCATGATGGGGGGCGGCATCTTCCCGGCCCTCTATGGCACGGCGGCGCTCACCCTGCTCATGACGCTCGCGGTGATGCCGGTGGGCGTGCTCACGGCGGTGTACCTGCACGAGTACGCTCCCCCGGGCTCGCTGCTGGCGCGCGCGGTGCGCGTGGCCGTGGTGAACCTGGCGGGCGTGCCCTCCATCGTCTTCGGCCTGTTCGGCGTGGGCTTCTTCATCCACTTCGTGGGCGGCAACATGGACCGGCTGCTCGGCTACCAGGAGCTGCACTGGGGCCAGCCGGGCATCCTCTGGGCCTCGCTCACGCTGGCGGTGCTCACCCTGCCGGTGGTCATCGTCTCCACCGAGGAGGCGCTCCGGGCGGTGCCGATGGATCACCGCACGGCGAGCCTCGCCCTGGGCGCCACCCAGAGCCAGACGCTCGCGCGCGTGGTGCTGCCGGGCGCGCTGCCGGGCATCCTCACCGGCGCCGTGCTGGCCATCTCCCGCGGCGCGGGCGAGGTGGCTCCCATCCTCTTCACCGGCGCGGCCTACTTCCTGCCCGATCTGCCCCGCGCGATGAACTCCCAGTTCATGCACCTGGGCTACCACTCCTACGTGCTGGCCACGCAGTCACCGGACGTGGAGGCCACCCGGCCACTGCTCTACGCCACGGTGCTGGTGCTGCTCGCGCTCACCTTCGCCCTCAACCTCGTCGCGGTGCTCATCCGCGCCCGCACCCGCCGGCGCGCCGCCGCGGGACACTGA
- a CDS encoding phosphate ABC transporter substrate-binding protein, with the protein MKTFIASLASLLLLVLPGSSRAGTVTVKGSDTLVILGQRWAEEFMKKNPNTKLQVTGGGSGVGLSALINGTTDIAMSSRPIKDTENQQLSARTKAKATEIAVAKDGVTFYVNESNKLDALTAEQLRDIYLGDITNWKDVGGPDAPIVVYSRENSSGTYVFVKDHVLKGEDYTPSAQTLPGTAAVVNAVAKEKHGIGYGGAAYAKGIKELKVLQGKEAIAPSEANIKSGKYPLSRELYFYLRARPEGEAKAFLDYILSPEGQALATKVGYFPVK; encoded by the coding sequence ATGAAGACGTTCATCGCCTCGCTCGCCTCGCTCCTGCTGCTCGTGCTCCCGGGCTCGTCCCGCGCCGGCACGGTCACCGTGAAGGGCTCGGACACCCTGGTCATCCTCGGCCAGCGCTGGGCCGAGGAGTTCATGAAGAAGAACCCCAACACCAAGCTGCAGGTGACGGGGGGCGGCTCGGGCGTGGGCCTGTCCGCCCTCATCAACGGCACCACGGACATCGCCATGTCCAGCCGCCCCATCAAGGACACGGAGAACCAGCAGCTGAGCGCGCGCACCAAGGCCAAGGCCACCGAGATCGCCGTGGCCAAGGACGGCGTGACGTTCTACGTCAACGAGTCCAACAAGCTCGACGCGCTCACCGCCGAGCAGCTGCGCGACATCTACCTGGGCGACATCACCAACTGGAAGGACGTGGGCGGCCCGGACGCCCCCATCGTCGTCTACTCGCGTGAGAACTCCTCGGGCACCTACGTGTTCGTCAAGGATCACGTCCTCAAGGGCGAGGACTACACCCCGAGCGCCCAGACGCTGCCGGGCACCGCCGCGGTGGTGAACGCCGTGGCCAAGGAGAAGCACGGCATCGGCTACGGCGGCGCCGCCTACGCCAAGGGCATCAAGGAGCTCAAGGTGCTCCAGGGCAAGGAGGCCATCGCCCCGAGCGAGGCCAACATCAAGAGCGGCAAGTACCCGCTCTCGCGCGAACTCTACTTCTACCTGCGCGCCAGGCCCGAGGGCGAGGCCAAGGCCTTCCTGGACTACATCCTGTCGCCCGAAGGACAGGCGCTCGCCACGAAGGTCGGCTACTTCCCGGTGAAGTAG
- the pstB gene encoding phosphate ABC transporter ATP-binding protein PstB, giving the protein MESRALTLRYGAKVAVRSVSLALPEHQVTALIGPSGCGKSTFLRSLNRMNDLIPGSSHEGTVLLDGMSIHDRNVDVVDLRRRVGMVFQKSNPFPKSIFENVAYGLRVGGMKDKAELDARVEKSLQGAALWDEVKDRLGDSALGLSGGQQQRLCIARALAVEPEVLLMDEPASALDPIATAKIEELIYELKARYTIAIVTHNMQQAARVSELTAFFYMGELVECGPTEQIFTNPREKRTEDYVTGKFG; this is encoded by the coding sequence ATGGAGTCGCGCGCCCTCACGCTGCGCTACGGCGCCAAGGTGGCCGTCCGCTCCGTGAGCCTCGCCCTGCCCGAGCACCAGGTGACGGCGCTCATCGGCCCCTCGGGCTGCGGCAAGTCCACCTTCCTGCGCTCGCTCAACCGGATGAACGATCTCATCCCGGGCTCCAGCCACGAGGGCACCGTGCTGCTCGATGGCATGAGCATCCATGACCGGAACGTGGACGTGGTGGACCTGCGCCGCCGCGTGGGCATGGTCTTCCAGAAGTCCAACCCCTTCCCCAAGAGCATCTTCGAGAACGTGGCCTACGGCCTGCGCGTGGGCGGGATGAAGGACAAGGCGGAGCTGGACGCGCGCGTGGAGAAGTCCCTGCAGGGCGCGGCGCTCTGGGACGAGGTGAAGGACCGGCTCGGCGACAGCGCCCTGGGTCTGTCCGGCGGCCAGCAGCAGCGCCTGTGCATCGCGCGCGCCCTCGCCGTGGAGCCCGAGGTGCTCCTCATGGACGAGCCGGCGAGCGCCCTGGATCCCATCGCCACGGCGAAGATCGAGGAGCTCATCTACGAGCTCAAGGCGCGCTACACCATCGCCATCGTCACCCACAACATGCAGCAGGCGGCGCGCGTGAGCGAGCTCACGGCGTTCTTCTACATGGGCGAGCTGGTGGAGTGTGGGCCCACCGAGCAGATCTTCACCAACCCGCGCGAGAAGCGCACCGAGGACTACGTCACCGGGAAGTTCGGCTGA
- a CDS encoding metallophosphoesterase family protein, whose amino-acid sequence MRVAILADIHGNLPACEAVLEDIARVAPDYIVAAGDLALRGAHPRETVELLFDRCHALIMGNTDCYLAGHYLGGAYRERDHWKTELLQWTRDQLGEAWLKRLGAMPFSTRYSPRRGQDLFVCHANPRNLEDSLDPTLDENTVRRYFQHLDAAACAFGHLHFPYRRRVGRLLIADVASAGIPRDGDLRPAYGVFTFTPRGWRVQIRRVRYPVRKATQALTARRVPGGPLLIHKLVEARYRHHKALMEAARRHSGLPPPGPVLRPPPGANLPPRPLPQDMPVVEPALPHHLAGEDGPNMPIDEEPLPLSTVQDLDG is encoded by the coding sequence ATGCGGGTCGCCATCCTCGCCGACATTCACGGGAACCTCCCCGCCTGCGAGGCCGTCCTCGAGGACATCGCCCGCGTCGCCCCCGATTACATCGTGGCCGCCGGGGACCTGGCCCTGCGCGGTGCCCATCCGCGCGAGACGGTGGAGCTGCTCTTCGACCGCTGCCATGCCCTCATCATGGGCAACACCGATTGCTACCTCGCAGGCCACTACCTGGGCGGCGCCTACCGCGAGCGCGACCACTGGAAGACGGAGCTGTTGCAGTGGACGCGGGATCAGCTCGGTGAGGCGTGGCTCAAGCGCCTGGGCGCCATGCCCTTCTCCACGCGCTACTCGCCGCGCCGCGGGCAGGATCTCTTCGTCTGCCACGCCAACCCGCGCAACCTCGAGGACTCGCTGGACCCGACGCTCGACGAGAACACCGTGCGCCGCTACTTCCAGCACCTGGACGCGGCCGCGTGTGCCTTCGGCCACCTGCACTTCCCCTACCGCCGCCGCGTGGGCCGGCTGCTCATCGCCGACGTGGCCAGCGCCGGCATCCCCCGCGATGGAGATCTGCGCCCGGCCTACGGCGTCTTCACCTTCACGCCCCGGGGCTGGCGCGTGCAGATCCGCCGTGTGCGCTACCCGGTGCGCAAGGCCACCCAGGCCCTCACCGCGCGGCGCGTGCCCGGTGGACCGCTGCTCATCCACAAGCTCGTCGAGGCGCGCTACCGCCACCACAAGGCGCTGATGGAGGCCGCGCGCCGCCACTCGGGGCTGCCCCCGCCCGGGCCGGTGCTGCGTCCGCCCCCGGGCGCCAACCTCCCGCCCCGGCCCCTGCCCCAGGACATGCCCGTCGTGGAACCCGCCCTGCCCCATCACCTCGCGGGCGAAGACGGTCCGAACATGCCCATCGACGAGGAGCCCCTGCCGCTGTCCACCGTGCAGGATCTGGACGGCTGA
- the pstC gene encoding phosphate ABC transporter permease subunit PstC, with product MDRQVSMQGQGLVGMVAVAPKLSSAARRRQLREKVIAGVITAMAFTGIAALVLILVFVAKEALALFLDAEARHEASLSKMFLPQVTRAGRPATFMWQPVSSVPKVSMIPLFIGTLKTTLVSMVVAVPVGVAGALFAAEFAPRRLREVLKPTIELLAGIPSVVLGFFVLMVLASFMQDTFGVSSRLNALVAGLGLSLAIVPVIFTVTEDALTAVPRSYREASLALGATPWETAWKVVLPAAAPGILAACVLGFGRAIGETMIVLMASGNAAIVSASLTDSARTLSATIAAEMGEVVVGSPHYSLLFFLGVELFVFTFVLNMLATTWTRRVLKRLSGAGA from the coding sequence ATGGATAGACAAGTGAGCATGCAGGGTCAGGGACTCGTGGGAATGGTGGCCGTGGCGCCAAAGCTGTCCTCCGCGGCCCGGCGCAGACAACTGCGCGAGAAGGTCATCGCCGGCGTCATCACGGCCATGGCCTTCACGGGCATCGCCGCGCTGGTGCTCATCCTCGTCTTCGTGGCCAAGGAGGCGCTCGCGCTCTTCCTGGACGCCGAGGCCCGGCACGAGGCGAGCCTCTCCAAGATGTTCCTGCCGCAGGTGACGCGCGCGGGCCGGCCCGCCACCTTCATGTGGCAGCCGGTGTCGTCGGTGCCCAAGGTGAGCATGATTCCGCTCTTCATCGGCACGCTCAAGACGACGCTCGTGTCCATGGTGGTGGCGGTGCCCGTGGGCGTGGCGGGCGCGCTGTTCGCGGCCGAGTTCGCGCCGCGGCGGCTGCGCGAGGTGCTCAAGCCCACCATCGAGCTGCTCGCGGGCATCCCCTCGGTGGTGCTCGGCTTCTTCGTGCTGATGGTGCTCGCCAGCTTCATGCAGGACACCTTCGGCGTGAGCTCGCGGCTCAACGCGCTGGTGGCGGGCCTGGGCCTGTCGCTCGCCATCGTCCCCGTCATCTTCACCGTCACCGAGGACGCGCTCACGGCGGTGCCGCGCAGCTACCGCGAGGCCTCCCTGGCCCTTGGCGCCACGCCCTGGGAGACCGCGTGGAAGGTGGTGTTGCCCGCCGCCGCCCCGGGCATCCTCGCCGCGTGCGTGCTGGGCTTCGGCCGCGCCATCGGCGAGACGATGATCGTCCTGATGGCCTCGGGCAACGCGGCCATCGTCTCCGCGTCGCTCACGGATTCGGCGCGCACGCTGTCGGCCACCATCGCCGCGGAGATGGGCGAGGTAGTGGTGGGCAGTCCGCACTACTCGCTCCTGTTCTTCCTCGGGGTGGAGCTCTTCGTCTTCACCTTCGTCCTCAACATGTTGGCGACCACCTGGACCCGGCGGGTCCTCAAGCGCTTGTCCGGAGCCGGAGCATGA